tctgttggcttcatcaagccgtgatctccaactctgactggagcggttcgcagccgagtgtgaataGGCCGGGATGacaatcggcacctccaaatctaagaccctggtcctcggtcggaaaagggtggcatgccctctccgggtcggggatgagatcctgccccgagtggaggagttcaagtatcttggggtcttgttcacgagtgagggaagaatggaacgggagattgacaggcggatcggtgcggcgtctccagtgatgcggattttgtatcgatccattgtggtaaagaaggagctaagccgaaaggcgaagctctcgatttagcggtcgatctacattcctaccctcacctatggtcacgagctgcgggtcgtgaccgaaagaacgagatcccggatacgagcggccgaaatgagtttcctccgcagggtgtccgggctctcccttagagaacagctgagaagctcggtcatccgggaggatctcagagtagagccgctgctccttcacatcgagaggagccagatgaggtggcgtctgattcggacgcctcccgggcacgtcccatcgggaggagacccaggggacgacccgggacacgccggagagactacgtccttcggctggcctggaaacacctcgggatccccttggaagaactggaggaagtggctggggagacggaagtctgggcgtccctgctaaagctactgccccccgcgacccgacctcggataagcggagaaaaatggatggatggatatatatatattcaagagaaaacattgtcatttttttcaacccCCCTACATTTTAAATCTTTTCTCTAGGTTTTGTAACTTTGGGTCAATTttctttacattaaaaaaatatatatacttgtttcatctttaaaatgggtcaatttgagtgcttacaaatatttttaatgtgcCATGTGTGGGTGTTTTCAAGAAGTTCTATTtcctttttatatatttttttaaaataaaaaatggcaaatATATTTAGGggtgtttgcaaaaaaaaaaaaaaaaaaaatgtttcagatagaagacatttaatctttttgtgaattttaaaatagaattgtttttgatgtttgaacttgaaactgagagctacttcttggctTCTGAtgaatgcgaagggctaccagtgTGATACATCTGAAATAGCTCATTTGCTCAAATTTGCTTTGTTATGAATAATCATATATGTGGCGCCACTGATCTTGATAATGATTTCTCCCAATAATTACCCACAATTATTTTACGAGGTAGGAAAtgtatcaatatgcaacactttatttctatgaaGCTTGGCAATCGTTGAGATTTTAAAAGAATCACATTccgaggaaatcacaatgtccgtCCCGTCACTGGCGAGTTACTCTTCGAACGGGCCCGTGGGCTACTCATGTCATCCTTGGGTGCTAACCggtgccattaatacaacaGCTACTTTATTACACATGAAGCagcaacatatactgtacaaacagagcattagcatttttttttaagaatttttatTCTACCAATGAACTGGATCAAAATAGAAATTTCATGAtgaaacagcaaaatgtgtGCCAGGTGGCAGCCATTATTATTGTTCACTTGGAGTCACCGTAGTCATGTTCTACTCTGTATTATCTGTgactgagtgtgtgtttgtacggCTTTAAAATGCAGTGCCTAGCcccggtgagtgacgtgggcgtcagCCAATGAAAGTAGAGTTGGCCGTTAgcagctggctgttaactggctaaccgttagcTAGTGCGCGCATCCCTCGTGGCCATGGCGTTtgtagtttgtgtgtttgttttgtgaggGGACGTGCATAATGCGCCTGAATATTTGTGGTCCCTGGCAGGCGTGCACAGAGTTCACCACCCACGTGATGAACTTGCTGCGGGAGCAATCACGCACACGTCCCGTTACACCGCGCGAGATCGAGCGCATGGTGGGCATCATCCACCGCAAGTTCAGCTCCATCCAGACGCAACTCAAGCAGAGCACCTGCGAGGCCGTCATGATCCTAAGGTCACGCTTCCTGGACGCAAGGTGAGCTCGCTCGCTCTCCCGCAATGTAATGGACACGTTGGCAAACGTTGCGGTTTTGGCTCCCGTCAGGCGCAAGAGGCGCAACTTCAGCAAGCAGGCCACCGAGGTGCTCAACGAATACTTCTACTCGCACCTCTCCAACCCGTACCCCAGCGAAGAAGCCAAAGAAGAACTCGCCAAACAGTGCGGGATCACCGTCTCTCAGGTACAACATAGCCACAATCACTGCTAAAAGATTTTGATCAAGCGGagctagatagctagatagcttCTGTCGTCAGAAAAACCATTTGTCATGATTTGGGAGTAGAGAAGGAGGGAATGATTCGGAATGCAGCGACTGCGTTCCAAATCATTCATTCGTCACTCCCTACTCCAGAATCACTATGAAGGGATTTTTCTCATATAGTGGAATGTATAGTTGATTTTTAATCGAATAACGGCTAACATAGTCAACGGAGTCCAACTAAATAACTAAGTGACTTACtccctactccctaatcactGGCGATGGCAcgatgaagcttcatgaagcattgtaacacttcagccattggttGGAGTAATGGTCCCTTGCACACGAAACcccctgctggccatgtgcataatcacaggcagctggATCTcgaccacatacagtatgtgctgcgttGCATTTTTGCCCCTCGTGAATgactatgtattacaaaacaatgtgtaAAAGATCTTATTTTTGAAGGTATTCTGTGTGCTTAACATGTTCTTCATCACGGGTATGGcgggttgtataatgtttttcagTCACTTTGGGGAAATGGCACGGGGCTTAAGAGGGCTgaggattttgaaagtgcttatttagaaataacagtttatcatcatttttgtgttaaGTGATTCCTTCAGGGgcaagatttttcaattgtggtacagtaatttctcctctcccggtgaggttttatttgaccttgctttctgtgaacacaataaatactttccCCATGAATTAAAATAAGAAACGGTGAATATGCAGTTTTTGATAAACAAAGGTAGCTGATAAGCCTCAATGATATTTCCTTATGCGCCGCGGTCCTGCTTGGGCTTCGAACTCGGGCGACCGCCGTACCCCCGGGGTCGAGAGTCGAGTGCGCCAACCGCTAGGGGACGGGTTAGCGCCGAGCTACGTCCAAACTGCTGTCAACACTCTCCAAACTAGCCTATACCAACTACAGTCTTTATCCAAACTGAGCTGACCGCCActctgtttataaaaaaaaaaaaaaaaacacccacagtttgaatggagcctgcatgagggggggggggcttagaTTGCTGTCAAACCTCGCGGAAAACCCTGAAGCGCTTCCCGAATCGGTCACGTGGTACAGCCGGGCAGCGAGACTCCGGACGTCATCGCTTCCGGGTCCGcccctaaatgaagcaagcctcgataCGCGCTTTGCGGAAACGCCCCCTCCATGACTTGACACGCGCCTCGAAGACTCTGCACATCTCCTAACGTCACTACTAATCACTAGAAcgggatttgtttttaatagtgGAAAATACATTATGTATGAGTATTTGCAAATTCCaaaattcttaaaaatatacaaaaattccAAAAAACAACCTCAAAACCATTTAACATTTCATGTAGGCATATTTGCAAatttgtaaagaaataaaaacaatattaaaaacttACACGTCCAGTTTtatccagtgttttttttattccaaaaatattcCCTAGACTTTCAGTGTTCAACAATTTGACTCCGAACCTAACGGaagcccctccccccccaaaaagcacTTTCTGCCTGTGATGTTGGTGTCCTGCAAGACAAATGTGACTTTAGTTGGACTCGTGACAAACTTTGTAAACCCGGTCAGCGTCGGTCGGGCTGGCTGTGAGCTGCGCTTTGTTCCTTCCGCCTCGCAGGTCTCCAACTGGTTCGGCAACAAGAGGATCCGctacaagaaaaacattggcAAGTTCCAGGAGGAGGCCAACCTGTACGCCATGAAGAACGCTTTGGGGGCGCGACAGGGCGACGACTCGCCGCACACCCCCAACTCCACGGGTACCCCGCTTCCGTCGTCCTCACGCCTACACGTTTGCGTGATATTGCTCCACAGTGGCGGGTGCTTGTAAACACTATCGCATGTAGCACTCggctacatttacaacctaaaccggaatatttgttccatgaaactGGATCCGTTTATTCCCGACAGTCTATTTGTACGAGTATGTTCAATTTTGGggagtccaatcagatttcagcctctgtgttgCTATGTCACTGTCATCCGTCCAGTTACTGTGTAACCTAAAAGCAGTCTGAGAGCCGTGTTGTCATGCGTGCAGGGTCGGGCTCGTTCTCCGCCGACCTGTTCCTCGGGGTGCCGCCGGTCAACGGAGAGGCCGCCTACCAAATGGGGGTGCAGGTACCTCAGCACGACCACAAGCATCTACACGCCCCCTGTTCCatcaagaacaaaaataaactgcTCCAAAAAATAAAGGGACCACCTAGCCTCTAGCAATTGAACGGCAAGAGGGACGaagctggttttagtttgcattgttggatagcgcctacctgagggaaggagctggaagaggtgctgAGAGGCACGCGCTTGCATCTTGAGTTCTgccagcgtgcaagtcctcaaggttgGCTAGGGGGGTACCCACAATTTTTCCAGCCGTCGCAGTGGGACTTTGTCCTATTTTGTGGCAGCGCCAAACCAGACAgcgatggatgaacacagaaccgattcGACGAGCgcctcaacagctcccgtggcaggccgtgcttcctctgAAGCCGCGGGaactacatcctctgctgggccttttgagGAGAGCGGGTTCACACTGAGCACGCGACGGAGGCTGAAGAAGCATTTCTTCAGCGTGCCGTACAGCCCTCCGTGTGCGGCGGCGGGATGAGATCCTCAGACCCGTGGCGACACCATATGCCGGCGCCGGGTCCCTTCTGATGCGTGACAATGCGAGGCCTCACGCGGCTTGATGAAGGCATCGACGCTGCGGACCGGCCTGCGCGTTCCCCAGACCTGAACCCAGTCGAGCACATCTGGGACGTCATGTCTCGACGCCGCCTCGCGGCGCGGACTGTCCGGGAGCCGGCCGATGCTTTAATCCAGATCCCTCAGGAGAACGTCAGGAGCGCGGAGGGAGGTCGTACAGGCACGTGGAGGCCACGCCCTCCACTGAGCCTCATCTCCACTTGTCGCGGGGAATTTGGAGCCGCCTGTGATGTGATtttccattttgattttgtctACGATTCCAAATCCAGACATCCGTGGgatcattttgattttgttccCAACGCATTCCCTGATGCAAGATTTTCAACTGGAATATTTCATTCATTGAGATCTCGTTATTTTAGTGttccctttatttttttgagcagtttATATAAACGTGTATACAAATGGAGTTTCtatataaacacaaaaaaatattctgataaataaaaaattggaataaatgcataaaatgtcaaatgtaagTTGAATGAAttcaatattacaaaataatttatacagatataattttttttcttgggtaaaaaaaaaccccaacaaaagCAAAGGTGAATGAAGCAAGAACAAGTATATTAAAAGTGCGTGTGTGTCGAAATGGGCAAACCTGCTAAGATGTTTGCCTCCTCCCCAGGCCAACGGGAGCTGGCAGGCTCGAAGCTCGCCCCCGCTGGGCACCTCCCCCCACAGCGACCAGTCGGACAACTCGGACtgattcacccccccccccccaaaaaaaaaaaaacaacaaaaatgaacactCGCCCCCTGCCGGACAAAAAGATTGAGGCGCGACAAAGACCGAACGAATGATCTCGCACTCCCCGCTCGGCTGTGCTTGTTTGACTTTTTCCCcttcttggcttttttttttttttttttttggtgcatgcAGGGTGTGATTTAATTTGTATGATTACTATTAGCATCAGGGCTTGTCTTTTTCcactgcgtgtgcgtgcgtgacgGATGATTGCATTATTGTTGTTTGAAGCACACTAGAAGATCAAATATCCAATCCGCGTTTGCTGTTTCCCGACTCGACGGCTGAGGAGCGAGAATGAGAGGCCAATAGAGAAAATCCAAAGACTGTATGTTTGTTTCTCTCGTTTCTTTTTTCGTTCCTGCTTTATTCGTTTTCTCaagaggagtgtgtgtgtgtgtgtgtctgtcgtgtttttttcccttcctgtaCAGTGAAACACCTGTATTCTCTCTACCTCTTTGACAATAAAGACTCTGTATTCACAAGCGCCGCCGACGACGACAAAGCTCGAGAGAATTTTGGACTAAAACGCGCCGCCTCGAGTCGCACCGCAACTTCGGAGACGACCGACGGCTTTCGCGTCGACGTGCACGAGCGACAAACGACGGACTCGCCGCCGTTCACGGTTCATAAAGGAACAGGTCGACTTCCGGCTTAAGCAAACGATTTGGGAACGTCCAGGTGGCGTTGCGCGGCGTTGCCGGGGCAACTGCGCtgatcctcatcctcatcctgaTCCTTTGATCCTGCGCTCCAGTCGTCGGTCCGGGCATGGCGCTCTTTCGGGTCCCGCCGCTCCTCGGGGTCCTGCTCGTCGTGTGGCGCGCTGCGGCGGGCTcggtgccgccgccgccggtcCCCGTCCTGTGGATGCTTCCGGGAAGTTCTGGAGGGGGCAGGGCCAACGCCAGCGCCGGGACCGGCACGGCGCTGGCGCTGGCCGTCCGCATGGCGCTCGACGACCTCGACGGACGAGCGACGGCGCCCCTGGGACGGTACCGAATACGAGCGCACGTCATACACGCGCAGGTAGTGCTGACGTCATTGCCGACGTGCGTGCTCCCGCGTGAACGATCGTTAGCGCGACCACGTGACAGCCATGGCGGCGTCTGTGCTGTGGTTCGTTTCAGTGCGACCTTTCGTCGTCCCTCCGATCTCTCTTTGACGCGATGTGGGCGGGGCCAAGGTACCGGCTCCTGCTGGGAGGGGCGTGTCCCTCGGTGGCGACGCGGCTCGCGCGCGCTCTGCCGGCTCTCCGGATGGttcaggcacgtgcacacacacagccgAAGCGGTGCTCAAGCGCCTGCCCTTTTGCATtcgtcaatatttaaaaaatgcacccAGCATGTTTTGATGTTTAAGGTTCATTTGAGTTCTGGAGGGAATTGCACATATGCGCCCACCgtcatttttttgtggttaatcagaggcactttcaatggtggcaggtgtgtgctgaccctCGTTTAACATTAGCTGTGCAACCACCTTCAACTGAGTTGTACAGGGCagtcgcacatctgcctcacagttcttgggaccggggttcaaatcccggccccgcctgtgtggagtttgcatgttctccccctgcctgggtggcttttctccgggcgctccggtttcctcccacatcccaaaaacatgcgcgctaggttgattggagactctaaattgcccgtcggtgtgaatgtgagtgccaatggttgtttgtttctatgtgccctgcgattggctggtgaccggttcggggcgtaccccgcctcccgcccgaaggcagctgggatgggctccaggagcgaggagaagcggtacagaaaatggatggatggagttgtgCAGGTTAAAGGTTAACTAGTAATGGAGAAAAggttcaaaatgattttttgtaTGCCACAAAAAAGTGACATTTGTTAATAGTCCCCCTCTTTTGTTAGTAGTTGTATCGTTGACTGTTGGTTGTGTGAACAGTTAACTTTATACCATTACTAgtgttttttcttaattgtctgaataattttggggatgggtgccctttttttgAGCTTGAGTACCTGCCCCCAACAATGTCTGCGCACGCGCCCGGTTCAGGAGTCGTGACGTCATCTCGTCGTGTCACTTCCTGTCCAGGTGTCTTACGGCGCCGAGGCAACCTGGCTGTCCGACCGGAAGCGATACGGGAACGCGTTCGACGCGACGCCGTCGGGTCGGGCCGTCAACCGGGCGGCCGTGCGGCTGCTGCGGCGCTTCGGGTGGACGCGCGTCGGCCTGGTTGCGCAAGAGACGTCCTCGGAGGTGAGCGAGGCCCTGTGGCGCCCCCGTGCGGCGCGATGAAGGTCAGGCTAGCGGCGGCGCCGACGTCGCGCTCGTCTGGACTCGTCGACAAGCGAGATCTGACCTCGTGTTTTGCTTCCGGCCTCGAAAACCGCGCGGAAACCTCGCGTGGTTATCGTCGCGCTCCCGGCGACTCATCCCGCACCCGCGATATATCGTTAACAAAACCAATTCACGAGTGTCTTGTCGATTCCCGCTTAAGTCGGGGGTCCTTTGGCAATTTGAACAGGCAAGCCTCGCTGCGGTCACGTCGGAACATCCCGCGGCCGCGCGATGTCAGGAACCGGAAGGGGCGCTAAACGCAAGCCGCCTTCTGCGGAGAGCtcctttttatttagtttttaaaattttatggagATCTGCCAGACGAGAATGAGAGACGGAGACGCGACAATGCGCGCCGAGTCAGAATAGCGGCGGCCGCAAACAACGGACGCGGCTGCGTTAGCGCTCGTCAGAAAAAAGTAAGGAGTATTTGATTCTTTGACGAGTTTGGATTCAAATGCCCAAATTCTGTTTTGGATCCAAACAGTTGCATGGGAAATGTGTATAAAGTCGAAAGATGAAAACAAGTGTGATGTTCAAGCGCCCCGTGACCTCTTGACCTCTTGACCTCCTCCTCGGCTTAGATGACGAAGGACTTGATGAATCGCATGACGACGGCCGGAGTCCAGCCGGTGTCCACGACGGCGCTCCCGGACCACGACTGCGGCGGCCTCGTggagatgaaggtcaaagttcaACTGCTATCTCATACTGTGCACGGTGCCACCTTCACTTTTGCACTTTCAAGTTGCAACGGGCGAATTgggacagagaaaaaaaacaaaaccggCCGTACGGTATCGAACGGGACAGACGGCCCAACTGAGCGCattcgcaaggagctgctgctgTGGGCCACAACTCACGCGCACGCGCTCACGCGGGAACGAGTCGGGACGCCGTCACTCTGGAAACTCGcactgattctcaaagtgtgctaATAGTACTATACTTGACTTGACTTACTTTCAGGCTTTTACTTGCGTAACTAGCGCGAGTCTCTACTTCTTAAATATGAATTTCTATGCTTccatttgagttatgagcgggACTACTTTTGACGCCTGTGCTTCACAGTATATCACCGTTACTACATGTTGCAAGAAGTTACTGTGACGTCGACAGTGTTACGTAACGAAGTTACAAATGATTCTACAGCAACTCGATGTGcgcgtcgtcgtcatcgtcctCACACGAGCCGACGAAGATTCCCTCGCTCGAGTTTTCTGCTGCGTAAGTTGAACGTTCTTCGCACGCGTTCCCGACACGGTGACGACGGCGTGTTGACGGCCAACCCCGGCGTGTTCAGGCCTCCGGGCTGAAGATGTTTGGCGCACGCCATCGGTGGATGGTGGCGGGAGCGGAGCCGACACGGAGGTCCGGCTCGCGGGTTCCCGGCTGCGGGTCCCGTGACgtcgcggcggcggcggacggCGCCATCTGGCTCCTGAGCACGCATGTCGCCCACGCTGACACGCCGGGAGTTTCTGGACGGGTTGGTCACCAGCGCACACTTTTCAGTACACGCAGTTCTTCATGTACAAAAAGATGTAGGGCCCGACCGATTAATTGGAATCGGCTGGCTGATTTAACTGGCCGATAAAAGCCGTTTTCTTTTgccaattttatatatatatatatgtgtgtgtatgtgtgtgtgggttcaatccccgcctgggtggagtttgcatgttctcatgtAGAACAAGCAAACAAGCAAATAAGGCAAACATCAGTCTATACAACGCCGCACGTTTGGCTTCACGCGGGCGTGGCGTGATAACCAAACAATCCGATCCCAAACCTAAATGTCGAGAAACTTGATTTAGTCTTTCACTTGTCGCCACTTTCAAGCGGGCTAAATATTGTCAATCTCCATTTTCCGTGTAAAAAGTGAATTGATGTGTGCCTTCAAAATAAAGCGACCGGCCAACAGgaagtgtgaaaagaaaaaaaagatccaaGATGATTGCGAATTTAGCAAACCAAAACAGCGCAGAGCGAATGAATGCCGATATGAGTACGATCGGACGCTCTGTTTGTATGCGTGTTATATACTTCATTTTCAAAAGGCGgacaaatgttgttttgcaatACTTTGTCCCTTCGCATTTGTTTCACTTTACAACCGAGAGAACAATCCAATGTCGAGGATTGTGCTTGTGTTTGTTGGAATGTCAGTATCTTTGCGAATGTGATCCCCAGCAGATGTTTTGCTGATTTTGGGGGGCTAATATGAATCGGCCGGGCCCTACTTAGCACAAATGAGTCCATTTATGGCGTTTCGCATGATGCGTTAGTTCAGCTTTACGTTTCTGGTCTTGACTCCTCACCGCGGCCGCCGTCGCGTGCCGGCAGACTCGTCAAGACTTCGAGCGGGCCTACCTGCGGGAGGTCCGGCTCCGCCCGGGGCTCCGGGCCAGCCCCCTCGCCGCGTACGCCTACGACGCCGCGTGGGCGGCGGCCATCGCCCTGAGCCGCCTGACGGAGGCGCTGGAGCGGCGCCGTAAATTCCACAGAAACGCCGACATCGGCGAGGAGGAAGCGACCGGCGCCCTGAGGGACGCCGTGGCCCGCACGCACTTCCAAGGCGTCACGGTGAGGAGCTCGCTCGCGGGGTCGGAGGTCGTGTCACGTGACCGCGATGACGCGACGTCTCGTTCTCAGGGGCCCGTTTCCTTCCGCCGTGGCCGACGACGCTCCTCCGTGCTCGTCTTCCAGACTCAAGGTGCGTGTGTTGATGCGGTTGTTGAACGGGCTCACATTTTTTACGTGATCTCCGACGCGTTCATAT
The genomic region above belongs to Phyllopteryx taeniolatus isolate TA_2022b chromosome 6, UOR_Ptae_1.2, whole genome shotgun sequence and contains:
- the pbx2 gene encoding pre-B-cell leukemia transcription factor 2 codes for the protein MLQQQQPPQPLTANGASNGRGLAMSGHPGMAHRAPPPQRSDEPAGLLENGAENGHEARRDIGDILQQIMTITDQSLDEAQAKKHALNCHRMKPALFSVLCEIKEKTGLSMRNNQEEEPQDPQLVRLDNMLLAEGVAGPEKGGGAAAAVSAATSSGGMSPDSSLEHSDYKSKLSQIRGIYHTELEKYEQACTEFTTHVMNLLREQSRTRPVTPREIERMVGIIHRKFSSIQTQLKQSTCEAVMILRSRFLDARRKRRNFSKQATEVLNEYFYSHLSNPYPSEEAKEELAKQCGITVSQVSNWFGNKRIRYKKNIGKFQEEANLYAMKNALGARQGDDSPHTPNSTGSGSFSADLFLGVPPVNGEAAYQMGVQANGSWQARSSPPLGTSPHSDQSDNSD